GAGCATTTCTTCTTAATTTGCAAAGCAATTGATAGCAACTAGCTAGCCAACCATGCTCCGAACAAGACAGACTACCTTATAGAACAACtgcaaatgttgacaaaacaatcaGCTGACAAACCCAACAATGAAATGGATGACCTCCTACTGACACGATTATTTCCTGTGAACAACAAAAAGGCACTGAGAATGAAAACATCATTTCTCAACCCCATCCCAATGAAATAACATTCTATGAATTACAACTAWGTGACAGTGGAACTGTTTATATGGACCCAAACCTGTaatagagggagacagaaaggcaGGCTTGAAGCAGGGATTAAAACACACTGAATAACGGACGGGGGAAAGAGGCTAGTTACGACCAGAACTACTAAGGGTGTGTCATGCTAGTCCAAAGTGCTTTCCTTTATCCAAGCTGAACTAACAGAGATATGAATGACCACGAGAAACAAACTCCCACAAGAAGGCCTATAACATACAGCTTTGACCCATCCTCTGTTTCCAGATCAGTGCCAATACGAGTGCTGAGACATGCCCTAAGAAAGACTACCGTGCTAACAGgcatgcagacaggcaactacacTAGGTAATAGTAATTATAGGCACAAGGAGGCAGTATGGAGTTCCTGGTCTGACGGTGCAGACTGTCTCAGTCATTGGGCTCCATTCTCAGCCCATTCGGGTGGACAGGCCAACCTGTGGAAAGAAGGGGAGAGAATGGCAGTGTTTGTCAACAAACatgttcacatacacatactgtttttgcacacacacaaatacaatttttctctctcttccacacacacacacacctgtgagaTGTTGATTCCAGTGAGTTTCTCCACGGCAGCTGGTAGTCTGGTCATGATGTCCAGAACCTCTCCGGTCAGCTTGGCCGCGCCCACCTCACCCCCYCCGCTGGAAACCATGGTAACCTTCTGGGCCATGGAGAGGGGCCTGCTGATCTCCTCTGCTATCTAGAGGACAGGAGGAGTGAGGGCAGCTTCAGGAAGAGAACAGCAGCAGACAGGACTGCAGTAACAGTACACTACATGTCCGTCTGTCATCTAATCAATCTGTCATCCATCTATCCTTATATCCACTGAATCTGACCATTTATCCATCcaatctcttcatctctccatccatctgctTAAACTCTCCATCCACTGAATTGCTTTCCCATCAATCCTTCTCCCTATCCATGCACCCTCCCAGTCTCTAGTAGAACCAGTCCTCCTCCCAGTCTCTAGTAGAACCAGTCCTCCTCCCAGTCTCTAGTAGAACCAGTCCTCCTCCCAGTCTAGTAGAACCAGTCCTCCTCCCAGTCTCTAGTAGAACCAGTCCTCCTCCCAGTCTCTAGTAGAACCAGTCCTCCTCCCAGTCTCTAGTAAAACCAGTCCTCCTCCCAGTGTGACTGACCAGTGGTAGTTTCTCCAGCAGCATGTCCACCATGGCTCCCTCCCCGTACTGTTTAAAGGCCTCAGCCTTCTTAGCCATCTGCTCTGCCTCGGCACGACCCTTAGCCTCCAGAGCAAACGCCTCAGCATCGCCCCTCATctacacagacaggacagagacaaggagagagaacaCATTATAGTTCAAATAACCAAAGGGTGTATATACAGAAGAAAAAATAAGAACACACTCAgttgccagtttattaggtacatctgGTACCAGGGCGggtccagaacagcctgaattatccggggcatggaaacgttgctcaataaCTGGTATCAAGGGACTTAACTTGTGCcaagaaaacattccccacaccattacaccacccccccccagcctgtaccgttgacaccaggcaggaaggggccatggactcatgctacttatgccaaatcctgactctgcgatcagcatgacgcaacaggaaccgggattcgttgggccaggcaatgtttttccactcctcgaTTGTCCAGMGTTGGTGAACGRGTGCCCACTGGagacgcttcttcttgtttttagctgataggagtggaacccggtgttgtcgtctgctgcagtagccaatccgtgacaaggaccgacgagttgtgcttTCCGAgttgccgttctgcacaccactgttgtactgtgccgttacttgcctgtttgtggcccgcctctTAGCACGATTATTGCCATTCTCCGTCGActtctcatcaacaagctgttttcacccacaggacagCCGGGGACTGGATGCTTTTTGTTTGTCgtaccattctcggtaaaccctagacactgtcatgcgtgaaaagcccaggacgccagacgtttctgagatactggaaccagtGCACCTGGCTCCGACGATCATACTACGCTCAAAGTCCcttaggtcactcattttgcccattcAGATGACTGTCTgcatgctttatatagcaagccacggccacgtgactcactgtctgtaggagcgaatcattttcatgaacggggtggtgtacctaataaactggccactgagtataTACCAATGCATCTGAACCACAAGACACAGGTGGGTGGTTGTTCTATGAAAAATACATCCAAATGTGAAATGGACTGTTAATAAGACTAATAAGGATGTGTATAATATATGaaacaggaagaaagagagagaacttaTCCTAAAGTAAGGTTAAATTAAGGCAAGTAAGCAATGTCTACAAAGAAGGAGACAAGGAAGTTagaacagagacaggaagaggaacagAGAACACCAACCTCaatatggagagaggggagggagagaaagagagagagaggaagtggatgAATGAGAGGGTGGAAAGCACAGGCTGTCAGGGGAGAAGCTAGGACAGGAGGCATATCAGACAGCTATTGTACTGGGGGTGAAGAGACTGATAACAGGAGTGACAGGAGAGTGGAGGGGAGTGATAGAGGAGAGGTGCTGCTGAACTCACTCTGATGGACTCTGCCTCTGCCTCAGCCTCCATGATGAGCTGTGCACtgtgaaagagagaaggacagagaccgTTTGAGTTGAACAGAGCAAATGTTGGAGCACTAGAAAAGTCTCTTCCTCAGTTTAACAGGACTCACTGTCCAGGACTACTGTAACTACTACGGAACAGAACATACCCACAGTTCTGACACACCCCCATCATTCCCCTTTTATGGCGACAATAGGGCCATTATTTGCTGTATACTTTAgaagtattggaattaggccaaAGCAGTATGTAAAGGAAATAGTGGTGAACTTGATCAAATGTCCTGGAGAGGGTGTGTCTGACCATttctgaaagaaagaaagaattgcAAATTGTTGTGGCCCTGTAAAAAGATTGTTTTTTTTGCAATCACTTTTTCCCCCGAACATAAATATGCTGCACTGCCCGAGAATTCTGAAACATGGTGTACCTGGAAAACATGACAACTACAGTACGGCTACTTACAGCTGTAGCCTACACACTTCAATGCAAAACATCAACCACAGACACTCAAATCAACTGTCTGTTACAAACTGTGCTCCCTGTGGATGCATAGGCTAGCTAGAGCACATTTTAAAAATGATAATAGCCTATCTAATGGTCCAATWAAAAATGAGAGATGTGCATGGTATtttgttgtatggctacttcAGGAATATGAACTCATGACCAGAACATATGAgaaatttattctgcaatgatcaTTATTTTAGAATGAAAAAATAACAGCAAATGATTGCATCTTGTTATTATATTTAGCTACTTGTTTTTTAGTTATGAATAAGAGTatcagcatacagttgaagtgggaagtttacatacacKttagccaaatacatttaaactcagtttttcacaattcctgacatttaatccttgtaaaaactctgttttaggtcagttaggataaccaccttattttaagaatgtgaaatgtcagaataatagtagagataattatttatttcagcttttacttctttcatcacattcccagtgggtcagaagtttacatacactcaattagtatttggcagcattgcctttaaattgtttaacttgggtcaaacgttccgggtagccttccacaagctccccaccatgagttgggtgaatttggcccattcctcctgacagagctggtgtaactgagtcaggtttgtaggtctcctggctcgcacacgctttttcagttctgcccacaaattttctataggattgaggtcagggctttgggatggccactccaataccttgactttgttgtccttgagccattttgccacaactttggaagtatgcttggggtcattgtccatttggaagacccatttgcgaccaagctttaacttcctgactgatgtcttgagatgttgcttcaatatatccacataattttcctacctcatgatgtcatctattttgtgaagtgcaccagtccctcctgcagcattttatgacggttttggagcagtggcttcttccttgctgagcgatctttcaggttatgtcgatataggactcgttttactgtggatatagatacttttgtacccgtttcctccagcatcttcacagggtcatttgctgttgttctgggattgatttgcacttttcaaataaaacgttatttgtcacatgtgccgaatacaacaggtagaccttacaatgaaatgcttacttacaggctctaaccaatagtggaAAAAAAgggttaggtgaacaataggtaagtaaagaaataaaacaacagtaaaaagacaggctatatacagtagcgaggctataaaagtagcgaggctacatacagacaccggttagtcaggctgattgaggtagtatgtacatgtagatatggttaaagtgacaatgcatatatgatgaacagagggtGGTGGGTGATGGGTGGCGGGTGGTGGCACAcagtgcagatagcccggttagccaatgtgcgggagcactggttggtcggcccaattgagttAGTATggacatgaatgtatagttaaagtgactatgcatatatgataaacagagagtagcagcagcgtaaaaagagggtttggaggggtttggggggggggcacacaatgcaaatagtccgggtaggcatttgattacctgttcaggagtcttatggcttgggggtaaaaactgttgagaagcctttttgtcctagacttggcactccggtaccgcttgccatgcggtagtagagacaatttttagggccttcctctgacaccgcctggtgtagaggtcctggatggcaggcagctatcgtactcactaccctctgtagtgccttgcggtcagaggccgagcaattgccgtaccaggcagtgatgcaaccagtcaggatgctctcgatgttgcagctgtagaaccttttgaagaMCTCAGGACCCATGCKaaatctttttagtttcctgagggggaataggctttgtRgtgccctcttcacgactgtcttggtgtgtttggaccattctagtttgttgttgatgtggacaccgaggaacttgaagctctcaacctgctccactacagccccgtcgatgagaatgggggcatgctcggtcctccttttcctgtagtccacaatcatctccttagtcttggctacGTTGGGGGATCGGTTGTTATTCtgacaccacacggccaggtctctgacttcctccctataggctgtctagtcggtctgtgatcaggcctaccactgttgtgtcgtctgcaaacttaatgatggtgttggagtcgtgcctggccatgcagtcgtgggtgaacagggagtacaggaggggactgagcacgcacccctgtggagctccagtgttgaggatcagcgtggcagatgtgttgctacctaccctcaccacctgggggcggcccgtcaggaagtccagtatccagttgcagagggaggtgtttagtcccaggatccttagcctagtgatgagctttgagggRactatggtgttgaacgctgagctgtagtcaatgaatagcattctcacatYagtgttccttttgtccaggtgggaaagggcagtgtggagtgcaatagagattgcatcatctgtggatctgtttgggcgttatgcaaattggattgggtctagggtttctgggataatggtgttgatgtgagccattaccaacctttcaaagcacttcatggctacggactagagtgctatgggtctgtagtcatttaggcaggttgcctttgtgttcttgggcacagggacaatggtggtctgcttttcacaccaaagtacgttcatctctaggagtcagaacgcgtttccttcctgagcggtatgacggctgcgtggtcccatggtgttaatacttgcgtactattgtttgtacagatgaacgtggtaccttcaggcgtttggaaattgctcccaagggcgAACCAGACTTGTaaaggtctacaaaaaaaaaaatctgaggtcttggctgatttccccatgatgtcaagcaaagaggcactgagtttgaaggtaggccttgaaatacatccacaggtacaccttcaattgactcaaatgatgtcaattagcctatcagaagcttctaaagccatgacaattttctggaattttccaagctgtttaaagacacagtcaacttagtgtatgtaaacttctgacccactggaattgtgatacagtgaattacaagtgaaataatctgtctgtaaacaattgttggaaaaattacttaataaccgacttgccaaaactatagtatgttaacaagaactttgtggagtagttgaaaaacgagttttaatgactccaacctaagtgcatgtaaacttccgacttcaactgtatattctccATTTGCACACGGTTACCGTTACCTTTTAGCAatgcaatacttcaaccactagaaacgTTGTGTACACATGGTCTAGAGTCTGCAGGAGAAGAAGTACATTCTCACCTCAAGTTTCCTTTTTACAACTGACAACTTTTGCGTAAAAACTGGCGCATGCAGGTTTTGGGGcatattttgtgtgtatgaaacGTTTCTAAATGAGGCCCTTGGTATTGTAACATACCGTTCCGCCTCAGCCAGTCTCTCCAGACGGTATCTCTCTGCCTCAGCAGGCTTCTTCACCTTGGCCTCCAGCTCCATCTCCTTGCGGATGATCTCCTGCTCCTGGAGCATGATCTGCTGAGACCTCTCCACCACCTTCACCTGCATCGTCTCCTCCTCAATCCGCTGCTTCGTCTTCGCCACCTACATAACCCCAATAACACAACCGATTTAGAAAAAACACTCAGACACTTTACATCAAAAGTGATGGCAGTGGGGGGAATCTGAGGATCATGCTcgtatctcaagttaggattctgCCCTGTGTAAATAAACGTGAATCTTTTCCATATTAGAACACGACACACTGCCTCGGCTGTGTTGGGCATCTGAATGAGAGGATCATTGCACGGCCCAGAGTTTGGTGGCAGGATACCTGTAGCTGATAGGCCATCTCAGACTCTGCCTTCTTGGTGTTGACCTCGTAGTCGtaggactgtctcttatacacatctagatgtgtataagagacagctctgcCTTCTTGGTGTTGACCTCGTAGTCGTAGGAGGCCTTCTTCAGCTCGTAGTCCCTCTGGGCTTTGGCCATCTCGATCTCATTCAGATACTGGGCCGACACCTTCTCCTGCATGGCCTGGGCCTCACGGATCACCGCGTCTCGTTTGTACTGAGCCTCTCCGATCCTGGCATCCTTCTGCACCTGAGCTGTCCTAGCTTTACCCAGGGAGTTGAGGTAGTCCTGACAGAGAGTGTCATTATTAGAAACATGGTAGTTTGGGTCCAGCATGTGATTGGctgatatggccaatataccacagctaagggctgtaacAACAATTCTGTAACAACAATCCTTGTGTGACCTTCATACTGTAACGTCACTGTTTATTTGTCAGAGAGAACAAACCTGGTCGTCGTGAACGTCTTTCAGCGTGTAGCTGACCACGCCGATGCCCATGTTGACCAGGTCAGAGGAGGCCACCTTGAACACCTGCTCAGAGAACTTCTTACGGTCCTGGTAGATCTCCTACATGGGAAggacattaataataataaataatatacatgCCATTTAGCAGTCTCTTTTATACATTTTCGTATTGGTGGCCCCAACGGGGATCGAACCTATGTTGCACGCGCCAtactctactaactgagccacacaggacaagAGGGGGATAAGGGTGGACCAACCATaacgagtgtacccatgagtgttCCTGTCAAATTGGCCTAGTCTGAGGGGCTTTGTCCCTTCTAGTATTTCTGTKTCTACATGGGGCAGACACCAGTAGCATACAGAGGAGATCAGCCAGAGCTACACAGGGAGTAAAACAACAGACCTTGGGAATGAAAGGAGACTTGTTATTACATACGTTATAATAACTATAATCCATTATTGCTCTGAGTTTCCAGGCTGGTTTGCCAGCATTTTAGGTAAGTCATGAGAAAGGTCAACAATGAGGAAAAACAAGCTATGGCTTGTAGCTGGAAGTCAGTGAGACATTCAGCAAGTCAATTCAAAAGACCAAGTCACTCCTTTYGGAAGAGAAAAGGGCACCAGAGGCAACACGTGCCCTTTATCAGGACATGGTGCGGTGTGTAGCCTACCTCAACAGTCAGATGGGCGATGATGGCCCTCTGGTGCCCCTCCAGTGTTTCCAGGGCGATGTTGGAGACCTCAGCCTCAGACTTCCCCATGAACATCTGACAGGCCGTGGCCAGCATCTCCTTGTTCTGACCCTGGATCTTCAcctgtcagaggtcaggggttatagGTCAAAGGTTACATATGGAATCCCTATTTGACCTGTGAGGTCAATTATACCTATCCAATCAGAATACATGGCTACTTTCACATGTACACGAAGTGTGTAGGGGCTGATTTCTAAGTCCATACCTGGGCGATGCCAGTGACAGAGATGGGCACTCCATGACGGGTGTACACCTTATCACTCTTCACATTCAGAGTCAGGGTGTTCAGAGTGATCCTAacagacaccgagagagagaagggggtatgTGGTTCAAAGAGGGAAAGtacaatgagaatagaaagggggatagcgagagggaggagaaagtgagTCAGAGAGAGTAACCACGGCTACAGGTGGAGGCTACAAATGACAGACTGTGTTGCATTATAAGCTTAAAATACTTGCCTGGCATTTATATAGGCTTACTCATTTAACCACTAACGTTACAGTAACAGTAGAGAATACACAGGGACTATGGGGCCTTTTTCTCTATACATGAATAMAATCCCTGAATGAAACCTGGATAGATGAACGGATGGATAGATAACtgaaagaagaaggggagggagagatagccACCTCTGGATCTGTTGAATACAGGGGAGGACAAACACTCTTCCTCCAGCGATCATTAGAGGAGGGGAACGACCAAAGCCTGGAGGAGAagcgaaggagaaagagagaacaatcAGTCTTTGACaaagaaaagtaaaaaatgtagCCTTAGAATATACTAAAAGAGTGGGTTATTTGAAAATATGAGAGATGAGTTTACATTAGGCTATACTCTGTCCACACAGTACTGCACACAATTAAGATGTAATGTACACAGTGAGTCTATGACATTAATTTGCCTACATATAGGACTACATTGCAGCACCACATTCCATACAATACAATGTAAGTGAGGAGCTAGCCTATCGACAGCTGGTAttgtaaaatgtaaacaaaatactGTACGGTTTGAGCTGAACCTGATTACAGATTCCTGTCCTGGTTTACTAAACACTGTGACATCRGGGCGCGTTCAGCAGGACACYACGTTttggaacattcagatagaaatatgtaaCATAGAACAAACTTGCCTCTCCGACATGTCGATCAAGGAATCATGTTGGCTCTATTAATGACTTTACTATCAGCAAAGTTTGACAACTGAAAGTGGCCCAGAGTTACTAAATGGTATCACATGACACTTCATGATAGGCCAAAGTGAGTCACATGTCACATGGCCCTGCATTACGTTTACTGTTACTTGTACTGTAAACAATCACATACAGTAAACAACATAGGCCTATTACAGTTTCAAGAAGAGTCATAACAATATTGGGCCATGTAGGGCGATGGGGGTACGGTTGTGTAGATTACCCAACCTGGTTTTATTGGAGGGTTCTGTATTGTGTCATGTAAGATTATGTTAATAAATATTAACACATGCAACTAAACATCTTACCAGACACCACCATGGCTTCATTGGGTCCACATGTGTGGAACATCTTGATTTGGACCTAAAAGCTGTTAGAGAAGATTGCCAACGTCATTAGACAGTCTCCACTTGGTTGGCCTAATCTTTCAAGACTCCCTGGGTTAGTACTAGTGTTTGGCTGCTAGTCCCAATTCCAAACAGCTTAGGCCTAGTAGGTCAATAACACAGCTGAACATGTAATCATAAATGTAAACACAGCCTTGAGAGCTACAATTAAAATAAcgtttaaaatgtaaatataagtgATGAAGTAGGCCTAGTGCCTCAAGTTGTGTGTCTGACAGTCACTTGTTCATCCGATCTGGTACAGTAGTGTGGAGCCTCAATAAACATTGTTTATGTCAATCACCCAAGCCAAAGACCCAATTGGCAGACCCTACACAACTTCCCACACACACTATTTGCCTTTGATACTTTACTTCCTGTTTATAACAAAATGTACAAGACAGTGGAATAACTGGTTGTGGTAACTATGTTGTGGTAACTAGATGGCAGTTACTTTTGTGGTTAGTACTTGTGCTGAGAAAAAGCAGTGCAATCAACTTGGGAAAAAGTGACAGACAGTCTGGGTGGGTGTAGAACAGACTACAGTTTAGAGAGAACGTTATTTGGCAGAATGGGACAGAGGCGTTCCATCTCATCTGGGATCTAAGCAGATTGATGGGAGGTTAAATTAGCCATGTGGATACTCCCAAGTGTCGTTCGTGAATCCGTGGCTTATGCTGGAAGTTACATTATAATAGTTACCGTCTGCCAATATGttacagctagctacatagttacCACAGAGATAGTTTCTCTACTGTCTCTGGTTACTATAACTAGCTAGTTACGTCAACAAtgtgaatgttaaatacagcagatagctaacgttagttagtgcATTTACTATAGCCGTGTGCTGTCACCCATACTGACCCACCCTATTCTGTCTCATGGCTTCACATCACTCCCCATGAACCACAGCAAAGATTATATTTCTCTCAGATCACAGAAACGTCTACCACAGTCAAgtacgtagctagctaacttgctactATGCACCCGCCTCAACCAAATTAGCTAGTATGCTAGTTTAATCTTGCTGggtgaaaatcacatttttacgTTACGCTAGCTAGGTCCATAACAAccacaaaaaaagaaataaataatTGTTATCTTGCCTACTGTAACTTACCAATCGATTCTCCCTAAAGATATGTTTTCATAAATCGTCGTGTACACTCAAGAGGGTTTCAATGTACTCCGATTTACGTGACTTGACGACTGGCTCAAATACTGGAATTGCAACAAAATGTTACTTAACGTGTCCTAATGGAGAGCAAATGCTGACCACGCCCCCTTAGGAGTATAGTGGAAATaacgccctctggtggtcaaactgcAGACATTTGTTACCCAGAGAAATGTTAAGGGCGGGAGGGGTTGTCTAACTTCTTGCTTTGGGGAGTGCCGTTTTTTTTWtttattgggcacaggggagggtagtgcatTTTTTCCCTGGTCTAACTCTTTGCTTTGGggagtgttttttatttatttattgggcacaggggagggtagtgcatTTTTCCCCTGGTTTACATTCGCTCTTTTGCATTATTTATTCTATCCTAGCcacatttcctcatctgcttgcatgRACCTCCCCTACAttaggtgttttggtacttcccttatacACTACGTTTTTCGGGATGCTAACTTTTActaccacaggtcaatatagtctaccagtctgtctaCCCTGTCTTCTATCCACCATTCACAGTAATAGTAATGGAAGGTGTATCATTTGTCAAGATCTGCAATAagctaactagcaatcataccacacataaaagcattcaaagctgaatcaattttCAATATGAACCCACAAGAAAAACTATGAATAGCTGATAGGCAGAGGAGAGGCAAGGTGCATCATTGTACAtgaaactatttgcattgacccccttgtTTTATTCTTATTGTTTTGCACAGGctcgatgtacactcactggactctaaccacacatactacactgacactccaacacacacctgcatattgatgacgccacacacacacacattccctcacacacgctgctgctaccctctatttattatctatgcattatcactttacccctacctacatgtacatattacctcgactaacccatACRcttccacattgactcggtactgatacctttgtatatagcctcgttattagtttgtgttactatttttcctttagtCTATTTAGCaaacttttgttttgttttactctgcattgttggttgagggctagtaagtaagcatttcacagtgttgtatttggcgcatgtgacaaatacaatttgatttgaacagtaaAGACATGAGACATAcagctcaaaaagctcccctgttaatcttgtttagggacaatacaattatcttacatagactagcctacaacaccacaatgcaatgaatCATTGCATTATTGTTTAAGTGAGTACAAAATTATACTctaggctgcagtgaaaatgtcatttgaataacaGCGCACAGGTTTCCAGCCAACCTTCTTATGGGAGTAAAGTACAAGTCAGATAAAAAACGTAATGACATCGCAATGCattcagtttattaggctacagattaaataaYTTGGTGAAATTCACCTGGTGGTGAATGTTCACAGTGATGATCTCGATGCTCCTTTCAATAAWTATCAAgcgtcttattctggtgacatgatcgatGCATGGCTGCTGTTWGACAAATAAAAAGAATCTCGCACTTTCGTCCATAATTATCTCATGTAGGCTACAGAGTCCCACAGTGGAggcgtcataataccca
This region of Salvelinus sp. IW2-2015 linkage group LG6.1, ASM291031v2, whole genome shotgun sequence genomic DNA includes:
- the flot1b gene encoding flotillin-1, with protein sequence MFHTCGPNEAMVVSGFGRSPPLMIAGGRVFVLPCIQQIQRITLNTLTLNVKSDKVYTRHGVPISVTGIAQVKIQGQNKEMLATACQMFMGKSEAEVSNIALETLEGHQRAIIAHLTVEEIYQDRKKFSEQVFKVASSDLVNMGIGVVSYTLKDVHDDQDYLNSLGKARTAQVQKDARIGEAQYKRDAVIREAQAMQEKVSAQYLNEIEMAKAQRDYELKKASYDYEVNTKKAESEMAYQLQVAKTKQRIEEETMQVKVVERSQQIMLQEQEIIRKEMELEAKVKKPAEAERYRLERLAEAERAQLIMEAEAEAESIRMRGDAEAFALEAKGRAEAEQMAKKAEAFKQYGEGAMVDMLLEKLPLIAEEISRPLSMAQKVTMVSSGGGEVGAAKLTGEVLDIMTRLPAAVEKLTGINISQVGLSTRMG